A genomic window from Enoplosus armatus isolate fEnoArm2 chromosome 20, fEnoArm2.hap1, whole genome shotgun sequence includes:
- the LOC139303285 gene encoding neoverrucotoxin subunit beta-like, producing the protein MSSDILVVAALGRPFTIGALYDARQDKLIPGFTLWDDDVLKENTVDCPQPSSVFEIIASDSIDDKSSLLDVEASLKASFLGGLIEVGGSAKYLNDTKKFKSQSRVTLQYKATTNFKQLMTNLGNEHVEFSELFDNIKATHVVIGILYGANAFFVFDSDKVDSSNVQEIQGNMEAMIQKIPSVEIAGQASVQLTSEENAIIDNFSCRFIGDILLTSNPTTFQDAVQTYQQLPKMMGKENTVPMTVWLVPLTNFYPEAPQLVADSSTPIIRKARSILEDIRLLEMRCNDALDDKIVKMFPQLKLKLSNFKTTFGSYMLDLRQTIAKQLELYRSGEEDESSLLKVFEQNVRSPFNIDNLNLWMECEEREINVIRSCMDIIEGAKPKIVSSESEMFMALLDSKVQHALCFVFTYVIEQDPYLKALTEYSTTKRILTLRPPAKSYWYASDEIGELMREKAHIFCNLAKEMDNRTVSFIVAAVKDGKQKGAGIHYYREGIQITDVFTRPNIPRVESIQDRRELLWYDCELTLDPNTLHPALTLSEDNKSAESGKPKLSPEHAERFESYQQVMCKKALSGRHYWELEWSGLVRAGVSYRGIMRKTWAVEGSLGHSDKSWVFDHYPKSGYHYIYKGNTVAVSVPTPGFKKLGIYLDWPAGTLSFYMVYSTYRVKHLHTVHNQFNEAVYAAFLIGFPKPHHNGQIKLL; encoded by the exons ATGTCTTCAGACATCTTGGTGGTAGCTGCCCTGGGTAGACCTTTCACCATAGGGGCGCTCTATGATGCTCGGCAAGATAAACTGATCCCAG GTTTCACATTGTGGGATGATGACGTTCTGAAAGAGAACACAGTTGATTGTCCTCAGCCCAGCAGTGTTTTTGAAATCATTGCATCTGATTCCATTGACGACAAGtcctctctgctggatgttGAAGCTTCTCTGAAAGCCAGTTTCCTGGGTGGACTGATTGAAGTTGGAGGATCTGCCAAGTATCTGAATGATACGAAGAAATTCAAGAGTCAGAGCAGGGTGACTCTTCAGTACAAAGCCACCACCAACTTCAAACAGTTGATGACTAATCTTGGAAACGAGCACGTCGAATTTTCTGAATTATTTGACAACATCAAGGCAACACATGTAGTGATAGGGATCCTTTATGGGGCGAatgctttctttgtctttgacagTGACAAAGTAGATTCTAGCAATGTACAGGAAATCCAGGGCAACATGGAGGCTATGATACAGAAGATTCCCTCGGTTGAAATAGCGGGGCAAGCTTCTGTCCAGCTAACCAGTGAAGAAAATGCCATAATCGACAACTTCTCTTGCAGATTCATTGGGGACATTTTGCTTACAAGTAACCCTACAACTTTTCAGGATGCAGTTCAAACTTACCAGCAACTTCCAAAAATGATGGGAAAAGAGAATACTGTTCCAATGACAGTGTGGCTCGTGCCGCTGACAAATTTTTATCCTGAAGCACCTCAGCTGGTTGCTGATAGCAGCACTCCGATAATTAGGAAGGCTCGAAGCATTCTGGAAGACATAAGGCTACTGGAGATGAGATGCAACGACGCTCTGGAtgacaaaatagtgaaaatgtttcCACAGCTTAAATTGAAGCTTAGTAATTTCAAAACCACGTTTGGCAGTTACATGTTAGACCTCCGACAGACCATTGCCAAGCAACTAGAGCTCTACCggagtggagaggaagatgagagttCATTGCTGAAAGTGTTTGAGCAAAACGTCAGATCACCATTCAACATCGACAACCTAAACTTGTGGATGGAATGTGAAGAAAGAGAGATCAATGTCATTAGGTCCTGCATGGATATTATAGAGGGAGCAAAGCCCAAAATAGTTTCAAGTGAGAGTGAGATGTTCATGGCGCTTCTTGACTCAAAAGTACAGCAtgctttgtgctttgtgttcacCTATGTGATAGAACAAGACCCCTACCTGAAGGCGTTAACTGAATACTCGACAACTAAAAGGATTTTAACGCTCAGGCCACCGGCAAAAAGCTACTGGTATGCCTCAGACGAAATAGGAGAGCTTATGAGAGAAAAGGCCCACATTTTCTGCAACCTTGCCAAAGAGATGGACAACCGCACTGTCAGCTTCATTGTAGCAGCTGtaaaagatggaaaacaaaaaggagcagGAATCCACTATTACAGGGAGGGCATCCAGATCACCGATGTGTTTACACGTCCTAACATACCTCGTGTGGAGAGCATACAAGACAGGAGAGAGTTACTCTGGT ATGACTGTGAACTCACCCTGGATCCAAACACACTACATCCAGCCCTGACTCTTTCTGAGGACAACAAAAGTGCAGAGTCTGGAAAACCTAAGTTGTCCCCCGAACACGCAGAGAGATTCGAGTCGTATCAGCAGGTGATGTGCAAAAAGGCGCTGAGTGGGCGCCATTATTGGGAGCTAGAGTGGTCTGGTTTGGTTCGGGCTGGTGTCTCATATAGAGGAATCATGAGGAAAACATGGGCAGTAGAGGGCTCACTTGGACACAGTGACAAGTCCTGGGTTTTTGATCATTATCCAAAATCTGGATATCATTACATTTACAAGGGTAACACCGTAGCTGTCAGTGTGCCCACTCCTGGCTTTAAAAAACTAGGAATCTATCTGGACTGGCCTGCCGGCACTTTGTCCTTCTACATGGTCTACTCTACTTACAGAGTGAAGCACCTCCACACCGTCCACAACCAATTCAATGAGGCCGTTTACGCAGCCTTCTTGATCGGGTTTCCAAAACCGCATCACAACGGTCAGATCAAATTGCTCTAA